CGGCTACAAGTTCACCGATTTCGCGCGCGTCGGTGCACCGCTCCAGCTCATCCTGACCGTTGTCACGACGGCCGGTATCGCGTTCTTTTGGGGGCTGTGACTCGACGGATGTTCGACTTGGACGTGCGCTACAGCTGCGCGTAGCAGCCGCCCCCTACAAGACCCCACACGCCAATACTGGAGTATGGTCGAGTTGATCTCTATTGGTGGGCTGTTGCTCGCCTTCTTCCTCGTCGTGATGAACGGGGTGTTCGTCGCCGCCGAATTCGCGTTCGTGAAAATCCGGCCGACCCGGGTGGCTGCGCTCGTCGACCGCGGGAAACCCGGTGCGGGGCTGGTACAGGACGCAATCGAGAACCTCGACGGCTATCTCGCCGTCAGCCAGCTCGGGATTACGCTCTCCTCACTCGGCCTCGGATGGATCGGTGAACCGGCTGTCGCAGCGCTCATCGAACCGGTTCTCGGGCAACTGCTGCCCGCCGGCGTGATTCATCTCGTTGCGTTCGCGCTGGGATTCGGCTTCATCACGTTCCTCCACGTCGTGTTCGGGGAACTCGCACCCAAGACCTTCGCCATCCAAGAGGCCGAGCGCGTGGCGCTCCTCGTTGCGCCGCTGATGAAATTCTTCTATTACCTGTTCTTGCCCGGCCTCATCGTCTTCAACGGCACCGCCAACTACTTCACCAGCCTCGTCGGCGTCTCGCCGGCGTCCGAGAGCGAGGAAACCCACTCCGAAGAAGAGATCCTGATGATCCTCACGCGCTCGGAGGAGACGGGACACGTCGACCTCGACGAGGTCGAGATGATCGAGAGCGTCTTCGAGCTCGGCGACACGCTCGCCCGCGAGATTATGGTGCCGCGCCCCGACGTCGAAACCGTGTCCGCCTCGATGGCGCTTTCAGACCTTCGCGCGGTCGCCGCCAGCGGAACCTACACTCGCTACATCGTCCTCGACGAAGCCGGGGACAAGCCAGTCGGGTTCGTTCACGCGAAGGACATCCTTCGGGCGAGCGAAAACGAAGTCGATCGCGACTCAGTCACCGCACGTGACCTCGCACGGGACGTTCTGGTAGTCCCGGAGACGCGACGGATCGACGCGATTCTCGCCGAGTTTCAGACGCACGGAGGCGGGCAGATCGCTGTTGTCATCGACGAATGGGGCGTTTTCGAGGGGATCGTAACCATCGAGGACATCCTCGAGGAGATCGTCGGCGACATCAGAGACGAATTCGACACGGCACCGCAGGGCCCCGCTATCGAGCAACGAGACGACGGAACGTACGTCGTCGACGGCGGCGTCCCAGTCCAAGAGGTGAACGAACGTCTCGGCGCTACGTTCGAGGTCGACGGGGTCGAGACGATCGGCGGATTCGTCTTTAGTCAACTCGGACGAGAGCCGGAGATCGGTGACCGAGTCGAACAGCAGGGGTACGTCCTTCGCGTCGATGCCATCGATGACGCACGAATCGAACGGCTGGTGATTCAGCCACCTGAGACGCCTCAGACGGAAACCACTACGAGATGAAGAGTGAGGCGGTGTGGTTCGAGTCAATGGTCCGCAACTCTAGCTGTACGCTGTGACCGGAACGCTCTGTGTTCTGGATTACTCACGAGAGCCCCGCTCTCCTGAATTCCATCGGTCCCGACACAAACGATCTGCTGCATCTGCGGCTGTTTCCGACGACAACGACCGCAGTAACTGAGATCTTGTTTCAGCCACCCTGAGCCGAAACCAGCCGAAAATTGGCTCCAAGCGTTCGCTACTTGGCTCAATGCTCCAAAGTGAACACGACCAGATGTCGAAGCCCACAACTCAAGTACCCGGAGGACGAACCGGGTTTCAATGCCAATCGTCGAAGTCACGCTGCCCGACGAACTCCTCAGCGAGTTCGAACAGCTAGTCGATGAAGAGTTCGTCACCGAAGAGCAGGCCGTCGAGGAGCTCCTCACGATGGGAATCGATGCCTACAACGTCGATATCGTCGACGACAGCGAGCCCGGCGACGACTTTATGCAGGGTGCGGAAAACAACCTCTTCGACACGGCGTCCGATCCCGGCGATCTCGACGACGACCGACTGTGAACCGCCTCGGGGTCAAGTGGTTTGAGAGACCTAGGGTCTCTCGTCATCACGAAACGGCTACGCCGTTTCGGACGACCCCGAGGCACTCGCCTTGTTTATTCCGTAGATCGCACCGAGTCGTCCGAGAGGCCGAAGGCGAGCGAAAGACTTCCCCTCGTCGGCGACGTTTTCACACTCCTCGTTTCGATGCCGTCGGCTGCCGCTACCTGCCTGTGAAACCGGTTTGCGGGTCGGTACGCTAGTCGTCGGCTGGTGTCGGCTGGCGAACGGACCCCGCCCGCCACGTGCCTCGCCGGTACCACGCGAAGGCGATAGTGGCACCGACGACGTTCGAGATGAGGAACGCCGACCAGATACCCTCAGCTCCGATACGCAGTGAGCTGAAATACGCCACCGGGATCCGGATCACTCCTAACATAAAGATCGAGATCGCGGCGGCGGTCAGCGTCTTCCCGGCACCGCGGAAGCTCCCCGAGTAGGCGCGCATCACGCCGATGAATCCGAAACTGGGCGCGACCCACCGGAGGAAGTTGCTTCCCTCTTCGATCACGGCCGGATCGTTCGTGAAGACGGCGATGATGGGCTCTGCGGCGAAGATCGCCACGACGCCGAGCACCGTGAGGACGACGAACATCGTTTTCGCGGCGAAATCGGCGGCCGTTCCGGCACGATCGGGTTTCCCGGCACCGATATTCTGTCCGGTCATCGTTTCGACGCCGCGTGCGACCGCAATCGCGGGCAGGAAGATGACGGAGAAGACGCGGACGCCGATACCGAAGGCGGCGACGACGGTCGTCGGAAACATCCCGACGACGATCAGCAGGAGGTTGACCGAGAGCGCACGTCCGGTCACTTCGACCGACGCGGGGAGGCCGATATCGACGAGCTTTCGGAGGTACCCGAAGTTCGGCCGCATCTGACTCGGGTGGATCATCACCCCG
This DNA window, taken from Halobellus sp. LT62, encodes the following:
- a CDS encoding hemolysin family protein, yielding MVELISIGGLLLAFFLVVMNGVFVAAEFAFVKIRPTRVAALVDRGKPGAGLVQDAIENLDGYLAVSQLGITLSSLGLGWIGEPAVAALIEPVLGQLLPAGVIHLVAFALGFGFITFLHVVFGELAPKTFAIQEAERVALLVAPLMKFFYYLFLPGLIVFNGTANYFTSLVGVSPASESEETHSEEEILMILTRSEETGHVDLDEVEMIESVFELGDTLAREIMVPRPDVETVSASMALSDLRAVAASGTYTRYIVLDEAGDKPVGFVHAKDILRASENEVDRDSVTARDLARDVLVVPETRRIDAILAEFQTHGGGQIAVVIDEWGVFEGIVTIEDILEEIVGDIRDEFDTAPQGPAIEQRDDGTYVVDGGVPVQEVNERLGATFEVDGVETIGGFVFSQLGREPEIGDRVEQQGYVLRVDAIDDARIERLVIQPPETPQTETTTR
- a CDS encoding DUF7120 family protein; translation: MPIVEVTLPDELLSEFEQLVDEEFVTEEQAVEELLTMGIDAYNVDIVDDSEPGDDFMQGAENNLFDTASDPGDLDDDRL